In the genome of Streptomyces lydicus, the window TCCGGCCTGCGCGAAAGGCTCTTTTCGCGCGGCGGAGCGGACCGGCCGTCCGACGGGGCCGGGGGCGGCGAGCCGGAGGCCCGTACGGGGCACGGCGACGGTGGCCATACGCTCGTAGGGTGAGCAGCGAGAAAACCGCCCCCGCCGAGGCCCTTCAGTACGACGAGGGGTTCGGGACCCAGATCGGCGTCGGACCGCATCCGGAGCCCTGGCCCCAGGACGACCGCCTGGACCCCGAGCTGCTTGCGCACGGCGACCGCCGCAATGTCGTCGACCACTACCGCTACTGGAAGCGTGAGGCGATCGTCGCCGACCTCGACACCCGCCGCCATGACTTCCATGTGGCGGTCGAGAACTGGGGCCACGACTTCAACATCGGCTCGGTCGTACGGACCGCGAATGCGTTCCTGGCCAAGGAGATCCATATCGTCGGGCAGCGCCGCTGGAACCGCCGCGGCGCGATGGTGACCGACCGCTACCAGCACGTCCGCCACCACCCGGACACCGCGGACCTCACCGCCTGGGCGGCGGCCGAGGAGCTGCCGATCATCGGGATCGACAATCTCCCCGGTTCCGTGCCGCTGGAGACGACCGCGCTGCCGCGGCGCTGTGTGCTGCTGTTCGGCCAGGAGGGGCCGGGGCTGACCGAACAGGCGCGCCGGCATGCCTCGCTGGTCTGCTCGATCGCGCAGTTCGGCTCGACCCGTTCGATCAACGCGGGGGCGGCGGCCGCCATCGCGATGCATGCCTGGATCGGCCGCCATGCGCGGATCGAGGGGCCGGACGGCGGCTGACGGACCCCCGGGCACCGCCGGGTGTCCGGCGCAGGGCCCAGGAGAACGTCCCGGGTCCCGCAAGCCCGCACCGGGTCCCGCAAGCCCGCACCGGGTCCCGCAAGCCCGCACCGGGTCCCGCAAGCCCGCACCGGGTCCCGCAAGCCCGCACCGGGTCCGGGTCCCGCACCCGGGGCGCGGGACCCGGCACCCGCACCCGTCACGCCGGCCGTCGCACCTCCACCGTCCGGAAGCGGTTGGCCACGAAGGCGCCGTCACACAGCGCCGCATTGGCCGCCGGGTTGCCGCCCGAGCCGTGGAAGTCCGAGAACGCCGCGGTCTGGTTCACATAGACCCCGCCGGTCAGATTCAGCGACAGCTGCGCACACTCCTCCAGGCAGGCCTCCTCCACCAGCTGCTCGACCTCGGCGGAGGTGGTGTACGCGCCGACCGTCATGGCGCCCTTCTCACGGACCGTGCGCCGCAGCAGATCCACCGCGTCGGCCGCGGAGCCGACGGCCACCGCGAAGGACACCGGGCCGAAGCACTCCGAAAGGTAAGCCGCCTCGGAGTCCGGCTTGGCGCCGTCCAGCTTGACGATCACCGGGGTGCGGACCGTGGCGCCGGGGAACTCGGGGTTGGGCACCTCGCGGGAGGCCAGGGCCACCTCGCCGAGCCCGGCCGCCGCGTCGATCCGCTCTGTGACCTGCGGATTGACGATGGCGCCCAGCAGGGCGTTGGCGCGTGCATCGTCGCCCAGCAGGCCGCTCACCGCGCCCGCGAGGTCGCTGACCACCTCGTCGTACGACTTCGGGCCGGCGTCCGTGGTGATGCCGTCGCGCGGGATCAGCAGATTCTGCGGGGTGGTGCACATCTGGCCGCTGTAGAGCGACAGCGAGAAGGCGAGGTTGCCGAGCATGCCCTTGTAGTCATCGGTGGAGTCGATGACGACGGTGTTGACGCCGGCCTTCTCCGTGAAGACCTGCGCCTGCCGGGCATGCGTCTCCAGCCAGTCGCCGAAGGCGGTCGAGCCGGTGTAGTCGATGATGCGGACCTCGGGGCGGACGGCCAGTGTCTTCGCCAGGCCTTCGTCCGGCCGGTCCACGGCCAGGCACACCAGGTCGGCGGGGAAGCCGGCCTCGGCGAGCACCTCGCGGGCCACCTTGACGGTCAGCGCCAGCGGCAGCACGGCGCGCGGATGCGGCTTGACCAGCACCGGGTTGCCGGTCGCCAGGGAGGCGAACAGGCCCGGATAGCCGTTCCACGTCGGGAAGGTGTTGCAGCCGATCATCAGGGCGACGCCGCGCGGCACGGCCGTGAAGCTCTTGGTCAGCTCGAGCGGGTCGCGCTTGCCCTGCGGCTTGGACCACGGTGCCTGCCCCGGGATGCGGGCCTGCTCGGCGTACGCATACGCCACCGCCTCCAGGCCGCGGTCCTGGGCATGCGGGCCGCCCGCCTGGAACGCCATCATGAAGGCCTGGCCGCTGGTGTGCATCACGGCCTGCGCGAACTCGTGGGTGCGGGCGCTGATCCGGGCCAGGATCTCCAGACACACCGCCGCGCGCGTCTCGGGGCCGGCATCCCGCCAGGCGGGGAGCGCGGCGCGCATGGCCGGCAGCAGCACGTCCACATCGGGGTGCGGATAGCTGATGTCCAACTTCAGGCCGTACGGCGAGACTTCCTCGCCGGTCCAGTCGTCCGTGCCCGGCTGGTCGAGCTCGAACCGGCGGCCGCGCAGGGCCTCGAAGGCGGCCAGCCCGTCGGGCGCGGCGCTCTCGCCGTACGCCTTCGGGTGCTCGGGGTGCGGGGACCAGTACGCGCGGGTGCGGATCGACTCCAGCGCCTGGTCGAGGGTCGGGCGGTGCTTCTCGATCAACTGCGCTGCGGTCATTTCGGCGGCCATCGATGACCAACTCCTCGTCGAGCTGGGCGGAGAGTGGATAGGGACTGGGAGCGGACAGGGCAACGGAGTTAGAGTAACCGAACGATCGGTCGGGGCAAGAGGGTCCGGCCTGCCTGTGGAAAAGTCGGTCGGAGAGGATCAGCTGGCATGACGGCTCTCGCAACCAGCAGCACCGTGGCAGTGGTGGGCACCGGCACCATGGGGCAGGGCATCGCGCAGGTGGCGCTGGTCGCCGGCCATCGCGTACGCCTCTATGACACCGCCCCCGGGCGCGCCGGACAAGCCGCCGGGGCGATCGTGGGACGGCTGGACCGGCTCGTCGAAAAAGGCCGGATCACGGCGGACGAGCGGGATGCCGCCCGCGGACGCCTCTCCCCCGCCACCGCTCTCCCTGAGCTGGCCGACGCCGCACTGGTCATCGAGGCGATCCTGGAGCAACTGCCCGCCAAGCAGGAGCTCTTCACCGCCCTGGAGGATGTGGTGGCGGCCGACTGCCTGCTGGCCACCAACACCTCCTCGCTGTCCGTGACCGCGGTCGCGGGCCGGCTGCGCCACCCCGGCCGTTGTGTGGGCATGCACTTCTTCAACCCCGCGCCGCTGCTGCCGCTGGTCGAGGTGATCAGCGGCTTCGCCACCGACGAGGCCGCCGCCACCACCGCGTACGACACCGCCGCGGCCTGGGGCAAGAAGCCGGTGCGCTGTACGGACACCCCCGGTTTCGTCGTCAACCGCATCGCCCGCCCCTTCTACGCCGAAGCGCTGCGTGCCTACGAGGAGCGGGTCGCCGACCCGGCCACCATCGATGCGGTGCTGCGTGAGGGCACCGGCTTCAGGATGGGGCCGTTCGAGCTGACCGACCTCATCGGGCAGGACGTGAACGAGGCGGTCACCCACTCCGTGTGGCAGGCCTTCTTCCAGGACCCGAAGTTCACGCCCTCCCTGGCGCAGCGCCGGCTGGTCGAGTCCGGGCTGCACGGCCGCAAGGCGGGCCGTGGGTGGTTCGACTACTCCGAGGGTGCCGACCGGCCCGGACCGCGGACCGCTGAGCCCTGTCCGGCGCCCGGGTCCGTCGTCCTGCACGCGGAGCTGCCCGGCCCCGCCGCGGTGCTGTACGAGCTCATCGAGGAGGCGGGCATCAAGGTCACCCGCGACCGGACACCGGGGGAGCCGGAGGGTTTCCTGCGGCTGCCCGGCGGGGCCCGCCTGGCGCTGACCAACGGCTGTCCGGCCACGTCGCACGTCCGCGGGAAGGACATCCGCTTCGACCTCTCCCTGGACTACCGCGCCGCTACCCGTATTGCCTTGGCGGCCTCGGCGGCGGTCTCCGAGGCGGAGCTCGCCGAGGCGGTCGGGCTGTTCCAGGCGCTGGGCAAGCAGGTCAGCGTGATCGAGGACGCACCGGGGATGATCGTCGCCCGGACGGTCGCGATGATCATCGACTTCGCCGTGGACGCCGCGGCCCGCGGGGTGGCGAGTCCCGGGGACATCGACACGGCCATGCGGCTGGGCGTGAACTACCCCGGCGGCCCCATGGAGTGGGCCCGGCGGCTCGGTACCCGGTGGGTGTGGGATCTGCTGGATTCGATGCACCGCCAGGGCGCCGGCGGACGCTATGTACCGTCCTGGGCACTACGGCGCCGTGCAGACCTCGAGGAATAGGTGCTCTAATCATGACCATGGCCAAGCGCGACACCTATACGCCCGATTCGCTGCTCGCGGTCGCCGTCGAGGTGTTCATCGAGCGCGGCTACGACGGCACGTCCATGGAGCACCTTTCCCGAGCGGCCGGCATCTCGAAGTCCTCGATCTACCACCATGTCCGCAGCAAGGAAGAGCTGCTGCGCCGTGCCATAAGCCGCGCCCTGGACGGGCTGTTCGGTGTGCTGGAGGAGCCGGGCGCCCTCGAGGGGCGGGCGATCGAGCGGCTGGAGCATGTCACCCGGCGCGTGGCCGAGGTGCTGATGGACGAACTCCCTTATGTGACGCTGCTGTTGCGGGTGCGCGGCAATACGGACACCGAGCGGTGGGCCATGGAGCGCCGCCGGGAGTTCGACCACGAGGTCTCCGATCTCCTCAAGCAGGCCGCCGCCGACGGTGACC includes:
- a CDS encoding 3-hydroxyacyl-CoA dehydrogenase codes for the protein MTALATSSTVAVVGTGTMGQGIAQVALVAGHRVRLYDTAPGRAGQAAGAIVGRLDRLVEKGRITADERDAARGRLSPATALPELADAALVIEAILEQLPAKQELFTALEDVVAADCLLATNTSSLSVTAVAGRLRHPGRCVGMHFFNPAPLLPLVEVISGFATDEAAATTAYDTAAAWGKKPVRCTDTPGFVVNRIARPFYAEALRAYEERVADPATIDAVLREGTGFRMGPFELTDLIGQDVNEAVTHSVWQAFFQDPKFTPSLAQRRLVESGLHGRKAGRGWFDYSEGADRPGPRTAEPCPAPGSVVLHAELPGPAAVLYELIEEAGIKVTRDRTPGEPEGFLRLPGGARLALTNGCPATSHVRGKDIRFDLSLDYRAATRIALAASAAVSEAELAEAVGLFQALGKQVSVIEDAPGMIVARTVAMIIDFAVDAAARGVASPGDIDTAMRLGVNYPGGPMEWARRLGTRWVWDLLDSMHRQGAGGRYVPSWALRRRADLEE
- a CDS encoding TetR/AcrR family transcriptional regulator, whose translation is MTMAKRDTYTPDSLLAVAVEVFIERGYDGTSMEHLSRAAGISKSSIYHHVRSKEELLRRAISRALDGLFGVLEEPGALEGRAIERLEHVTRRVAEVLMDELPYVTLLLRVRGNTDTERWAMERRREFDHEVSDLLKQAAADGDLRDDVDIRLATRLLFGMINSIVEWYRPGRGGAVSRDEVAEAVVRTAFAGLRKP
- the paaN gene encoding phenylacetic acid degradation protein PaaN; this encodes MAAEMTAAQLIEKHRPTLDQALESIRTRAYWSPHPEHPKAYGESAAPDGLAAFEALRGRRFELDQPGTDDWTGEEVSPYGLKLDISYPHPDVDVLLPAMRAALPAWRDAGPETRAAVCLEILARISARTHEFAQAVMHTSGQAFMMAFQAGGPHAQDRGLEAVAYAYAEQARIPGQAPWSKPQGKRDPLELTKSFTAVPRGVALMIGCNTFPTWNGYPGLFASLATGNPVLVKPHPRAVLPLALTVKVAREVLAEAGFPADLVCLAVDRPDEGLAKTLAVRPEVRIIDYTGSTAFGDWLETHARQAQVFTEKAGVNTVVIDSTDDYKGMLGNLAFSLSLYSGQMCTTPQNLLIPRDGITTDAGPKSYDEVVSDLAGAVSGLLGDDARANALLGAIVNPQVTERIDAAAGLGEVALASREVPNPEFPGATVRTPVIVKLDGAKPDSEAAYLSECFGPVSFAVAVGSAADAVDLLRRTVREKGAMTVGAYTTSAEVEQLVEEACLEECAQLSLNLTGGVYVNQTAAFSDFHGSGGNPAANAALCDGAFVANRFRTVEVRRPA
- a CDS encoding TrmH family RNA methyltransferase is translated as MSSEKTAPAEALQYDEGFGTQIGVGPHPEPWPQDDRLDPELLAHGDRRNVVDHYRYWKREAIVADLDTRRHDFHVAVENWGHDFNIGSVVRTANAFLAKEIHIVGQRRWNRRGAMVTDRYQHVRHHPDTADLTAWAAAEELPIIGIDNLPGSVPLETTALPRRCVLLFGQEGPGLTEQARRHASLVCSIAQFGSTRSINAGAAAAIAMHAWIGRHARIEGPDGG